From the genome of Desulfobaculum xiamenense, one region includes:
- a CDS encoding ABC transporter permease, translating into MRRSHLFWLFLAPVLAWLVLLIVLPHVDLLVMSLRRGNGMGEPEWTLANYATFFAEPIYWNTFLRTCVYSILTTLITLAIGLPVAFFVVKIAAVRLRGMLMILLLLPFWVSELVRVYGWMILLRESGVLNHILVASGLLAKPVEMLYNDATMIMGLVYTCMLFMVVPLVSVMDSLDDSLIEAAHDLGAGPIAIWRTIIIPHAKPGITSGCIVVFMLSLGNYLTPNLIGGKNSLWFTEQIYNQFIASFNWNQGSAFGFLLLALSTIIIRIGLKLTRQTLGEVAR; encoded by the coding sequence ATGCGGCGCAGCCACCTGTTCTGGCTGTTCCTCGCGCCGGTTCTGGCGTGGCTGGTGCTCCTCATCGTGCTGCCGCACGTGGACCTGCTCGTCATGTCCCTGCGCCGGGGCAACGGCATGGGCGAACCGGAATGGACGCTCGCCAACTACGCCACGTTCTTCGCAGAGCCCATCTACTGGAACACCTTCCTGCGCACCTGCGTCTACTCGATCCTCACCACGCTCATCACGCTCGCCATCGGGCTTCCGGTGGCCTTCTTCGTGGTCAAGATCGCGGCCGTGCGCCTGCGCGGCATGCTGATGATCCTATTGTTGCTCCCCTTCTGGGTCAGCGAGTTGGTACGGGTGTACGGCTGGATGATCCTCCTGCGCGAAAGCGGGGTGCTGAACCACATCCTCGTCGCCTCCGGGCTACTGGCCAAACCAGTGGAGATGCTCTACAACGACGCCACCATGATCATGGGCCTCGTCTACACCTGCATGCTGTTCATGGTCGTGCCGCTCGTCTCGGTGATGGACAGCCTGGACGACAGCCTCATCGAGGCCGCGCACGACCTCGGTGCCGGTCCGATCGCCATCTGGCGCACCATCATCATCCCCCATGCCAAGCCGGGCATCACCTCGGGCTGCATCGTGGTGTTCATGCTCTCGCTCGGCAACTACCTCACCCCGAACCTCATCGGCGGCAAGAATTCCCTGTGGTTCACGGAGCAGATCTACAACCAGTTCATCGCCAGCTTCAACTGGAACCAGGGTTCCGCCTTCGGCTTCCTGCTGCTGGCGCTGTCCACGATCATCATCCGCATAGGGCTGAAACTGACCCGCCAAACCCTCGGGGAGGTGGCGCGATGA
- a CDS encoding ABC transporter ATP-binding protein → MDTDLRVDELLKRFGTFTAVDNVSFEVPQGRFFSILGPSGCGKTTLLRMIAGFETPTGGTIAIRGRDMAGIPPNRRPVNLVFQHLALFPMMDVAENVAFGLRRRRERTPDIRRKVAEALERVDLGGFGDKRIDQLSGGQKQRVAIARCLVLEPSVLLLDEPLGALDLKLREQMKVELRALQTKVGTTFVYITHDQSEALVMSDAVAVMNSGRFEQVDTPRNLYDNPATPFVAGFVGDTNILRGRVREADADTALVETQSGLACRCRAGAGVGSGEGALLFVRPEAFIIEPDDTPDLTAITVRVDSVLFDGANSRLLARADDATGTELTIALPQNRRFDHLVPGSRVRVGWHTQAALCFGAKDGD, encoded by the coding sequence ATGGACACCGATCTTCGCGTTGACGAACTTTTGAAGCGCTTCGGCACGTTCACCGCGGTGGACAACGTCTCCTTCGAGGTGCCGCAGGGGCGCTTCTTCTCCATCCTTGGCCCCTCCGGCTGCGGCAAGACCACGCTGCTGCGCATGATCGCGGGCTTCGAAACGCCGACCGGCGGAACGATAGCCATCCGCGGGCGCGACATGGCGGGCATACCGCCCAACCGCCGCCCGGTGAACCTCGTCTTCCAGCATCTGGCGCTGTTCCCCATGATGGACGTGGCCGAGAATGTGGCCTTCGGTCTGCGCCGACGCCGCGAACGCACGCCGGACATCCGCCGCAAGGTGGCCGAGGCGCTGGAGCGCGTGGACCTCGGCGGATTCGGCGATAAGCGCATCGACCAACTTTCCGGCGGTCAGAAGCAGCGCGTGGCCATCGCCCGCTGTCTCGTGCTCGAACCGTCGGTGCTGCTGCTCGACGAACCGCTCGGCGCACTGGACCTCAAACTGCGCGAGCAGATGAAGGTGGAGCTACGCGCCCTGCAAACCAAGGTCGGCACGACCTTCGTCTACATCACCCACGACCAGTCCGAGGCCCTCGTCATGTCCGACGCGGTGGCCGTCATGAACAGCGGCCGATTCGAGCAGGTGGACACCCCGCGCAACCTTTACGACAACCCGGCCACGCCCTTCGTGGCGGGCTTCGTGGGCGACACCAACATCCTGCGCGGCCGCGTGCGCGAGGCCGACGCGGACACGGCCCTCGTCGAGACGCAGTCCGGCCTTGCCTGCCGCTGCCGCGCGGGGGCCGGAGTCGGAAGCGGCGAAGGGGCGCTCCTCTTCGTGCGGCCCGAGGCCTTCATCATCGAACCGGACGACACCCCGGATCTGACGGCTATCACCGTACGGGTGGACTCGGTGCTCTTCGACGGAGCCAACAGCCGCCTGCTGGCCCGCGCCGACGACGCGACAGGCACGGAACTCACTATCGCCCTGCCGCAGAACCGCCGCTTCGACCATCTCGTTCCCGGCAGCCGCGTGCGGGTGGGCTGGCATACGCAGGCCGCGCTGTGCTTCGGCGCGAAGGACGGCGACTGA
- a CDS encoding trypsin-like peptidase domain-containing protein, translating to MSVLPRLIPLILLAATALLLALSHPCAADSPFFSDCAPNRTDDTRLRRSAQQGNAESQYILGVVLTVRAEEENRAGWRGQARMLYREASTWFRKAAEHGHPQAQFALGYLLSQGLGTNRDVAAALPWLRLAAEQRVPDAQYLLGMMSAHGEGMQRNTAQAVGMLADAGVAFATHGRTNLALECARAISAITPGHPSVKAITEMLRRGGWDGTRDDASLSTGTGWPVAEGFVVTNLHVVRGATSITLLLSDGTQLDAAIAHVDERNDLVLLAVDDPCALPPALPLAAKAPELGADVFTVGFPQAAILGSSPKLATGRISGMLGIQDDPRTYTISVPVSAGNSGGPLVNLSGEVVGVVQARINAEKVFMETGELPGEMNYALRADLVRALLARVPHGRTGLASTLRKTFGLGCPKINLPEPNTLAHHANTVQASVVMIVAR from the coding sequence GTGTCAGTACTGCCCCGGCTCATCCCCCTGATCCTGCTGGCCGCAACGGCGCTTCTCCTCGCGCTCTCCCACCCGTGCGCCGCAGATTCGCCCTTCTTCAGCGACTGCGCACCGAACCGCACTGACGACACGCGTCTTCGCCGCTCCGCCCAGCAGGGCAACGCCGAATCCCAGTACATTCTCGGCGTGGTGCTGACGGTAAGGGCCGAGGAGGAAAACCGCGCAGGATGGCGCGGGCAGGCCCGCATGCTCTACCGCGAGGCCAGCACATGGTTTCGCAAAGCGGCGGAACATGGGCACCCGCAGGCGCAATTCGCCCTCGGCTACCTGCTCTCGCAGGGGCTTGGCACCAATCGCGACGTTGCCGCCGCCTTGCCGTGGCTTCGCTTGGCAGCGGAGCAACGCGTGCCGGACGCGCAATACCTGCTGGGCATGATGAGCGCCCACGGCGAAGGAATGCAGCGCAACACGGCGCAGGCGGTGGGCATGCTGGCCGATGCGGGGGTGGCCTTCGCCACGCATGGCCGCACGAATCTGGCCCTCGAATGCGCCCGCGCCATCAGCGCCATCACGCCCGGACACCCCTCCGTGAAGGCCATCACCGAAATGCTGCGCCGGGGCGGCTGGGACGGAACCCGCGACGACGCATCCCTTTCCACTGGCACGGGCTGGCCCGTGGCCGAAGGCTTCGTGGTCACAAACCTTCATGTGGTCCGAGGGGCGACGAGCATCACCCTGCTCCTCTCGGACGGCACGCAACTCGACGCGGCCATCGCCCATGTTGACGAGCGAAACGATCTGGTCCTGCTCGCCGTGGACGATCCCTGCGCGCTTCCGCCCGCGTTGCCACTGGCCGCCAAGGCCCCCGAACTGGGTGCGGATGTCTTCACCGTCGGCTTCCCGCAGGCGGCCATTCTCGGCTCGTCACCAAAACTCGCCACAGGACGCATCAGCGGCATGCTCGGCATCCAGGACGACCCACGCACCTACACCATCTCCGTCCCGGTGAGCGCAGGCAACAGCGGCGGGCCACTGGTCAACCTCTCGGGCGAGGTCGTCGGCGTGGTGCAGGCCCGCATCAACGCCGAAAAGGTCTTCATGGAAACGGGCGAACTGCCGGGCGAGATGAACTATGCCCTGCGGGCGGACCTCGTGCGCGCCCTGCTGGCGCGTGTGCCGCACGGTCGCACTGGGCTGGCGTCCACGCTACGCAAGACCTTCGGACTCGGCTGCCCGAAGATCAACCTCCCCGAACCGAACACGCTGGCGCACCACGCCAACACGGTTCAGGCCTCCGTGGTCATGATCGTGGCCCGCTAG
- a CDS encoding ABC transporter permease, whose translation MIRSLPRSGAYTALYRIYVGAFFVFLFAPLGVTCLLAFNDSPFPSLPWYGFTLDWFTSAGPERIGILHDAHNLRSIRVSAHTAFWVALLSTTVGTCGAFLFEQEKFPGKEALYLLMLAPLVIPGVILGISILLAANTAGLFIEERLGWDVGLLRPGFWLVVLGQFSFITTFVTLVVSARLKKFDRSLEEAAMNLGANRMQVIRHITLPFLRPAIISSAAVAFLMSFENFNTTLFLVGPQPTLPINLYLQVRDGSTPVINAISLLLIMGTAALALTSLLLSREDR comes from the coding sequence ATGATCCGCAGCCTGCCACGCTCCGGCGCGTACACCGCGCTCTACCGCATCTACGTCGGCGCGTTCTTCGTGTTTCTTTTCGCGCCGCTCGGGGTGACGTGCCTGTTGGCCTTCAACGATTCGCCCTTTCCCTCGCTGCCGTGGTACGGCTTCACGCTGGACTGGTTCACCAGCGCTGGCCCGGAGCGCATCGGCATCTTGCATGACGCCCACAACCTGCGCTCCATCCGCGTCAGCGCGCACACGGCGTTCTGGGTGGCGCTTCTGTCCACAACAGTCGGCACCTGCGGAGCCTTCCTCTTCGAGCAGGAAAAATTCCCCGGCAAGGAAGCGCTCTACCTGCTCATGCTCGCGCCGCTGGTCATCCCCGGCGTGATTCTCGGCATCTCCATCCTCCTCGCCGCCAACACAGCTGGCCTGTTCATTGAGGAACGCCTCGGCTGGGACGTGGGGCTACTGCGACCGGGTTTCTGGCTGGTGGTGCTGGGACAGTTCTCGTTCATCACCACCTTCGTGACCCTCGTGGTCTCGGCGCGGCTCAAAAAGTTCGACCGCAGCCTCGAAGAGGCGGCCATGAACCTCGGGGCAAACAGGATGCAAGTCATCCGGCACATCACGCTGCCCTTCCTGCGTCCGGCAATCATCAGTTCCGCCGCCGTGGCCTTTCTCATGAGCTTCGAGAACTTCAACACCACGCTCTTTCTAGTTGGGCCGCAGCCCACCCTGCCCATCAACCTCTACCTGCAGGTCCGCGACGGCTCCACGCCGGTCATAAACGCCATTTCGCTGCTGCTCATCATGGGCACGGCGGCGCTGGCGCTAACGAGCCTGCTTCTGTCCCGAGAGGATCGCTGA
- a CDS encoding extracellular solute-binding protein — translation MKRILLLAAAVFIASAQLVMAGETMQLLTWKGYAPQQLIDKFKAETGITVEVTYSNNEEMIAKLRATRGAGFDLAQPSQDRISSVQKEFGIYQPMDYDRLDAKLFVPSMLAAVKQNTMVDGKSHAAPFCWGTSGLVVNAKAAPEARDYTALLDSAYSGRVSYRLKRPTLIALAFALGDDPFALYGDTKAYTALMDKIGDKLIEAKPLVKNYWTNGDALLQSMRSGEVHVAMAWDNGGWKLHDENPDIDFIAPASGALGWIDTFAIPAKAKNVDAAYKWINFMMRPENAAVFTNMEKYATACEGVNPFLDEAVRANFERSFSQQDIERIRWYPPVPAEIEAIEGRILDKVKASR, via the coding sequence ATGAAACGCATTCTGCTTCTTGCCGCAGCCGTCTTCATTGCCTCGGCCCAGCTCGTCATGGCAGGCGAAACCATGCAGCTGCTGACATGGAAAGGCTATGCCCCGCAGCAGCTCATCGACAAATTCAAGGCCGAGACGGGCATCACCGTCGAAGTCACCTATTCCAACAACGAGGAGATGATCGCCAAGCTGCGCGCCACGCGCGGCGCGGGCTTCGACCTCGCCCAGCCGAGTCAGGACCGCATCTCCTCCGTGCAGAAGGAATTCGGCATCTATCAGCCCATGGATTACGACCGACTCGACGCCAAGCTCTTCGTTCCCTCCATGCTGGCTGCGGTAAAGCAGAACACCATGGTGGACGGCAAGTCCCACGCCGCGCCCTTCTGCTGGGGCACTTCCGGGCTGGTAGTCAACGCCAAGGCTGCGCCCGAGGCCCGCGACTACACCGCCCTGCTCGACTCTGCCTACTCCGGCCGCGTGAGCTATCGCCTCAAGCGCCCCACCCTCATCGCCCTCGCCTTCGCGCTGGGTGACGACCCCTTCGCCCTATACGGCGACACGAAAGCCTACACCGCGCTCATGGATAAGATCGGCGACAAGCTCATCGAGGCCAAGCCGCTGGTGAAGAACTACTGGACCAACGGCGACGCCCTGCTCCAGTCCATGCGCTCCGGTGAGGTGCACGTGGCCATGGCGTGGGACAACGGCGGCTGGAAGCTCCATGACGAGAACCCGGACATCGACTTCATCGCCCCGGCCAGCGGCGCCCTCGGCTGGATCGACACCTTCGCCATCCCGGCCAAGGCCAAGAACGTGGACGCGGCCTACAAGTGGATCAACTTCATGATGCGCCCCGAGAACGCGGCCGTCTTCACCAACATGGAGAAGTACGCCACGGCCTGCGAAGGCGTGAATCCCTTCCTCGACGAAGCCGTGCGCGCCAACTTCGAGCGCTCCTTCAGCCAGCAGGACATCGAGCGCATCCGCTGGTACCCGCCTGTTCCGGCAGAGATCGAGGCCATCGAGGGCCGCATTCTGGACAAGGTCAAGGCCTCCCGATAG